The proteins below are encoded in one region of Streptomyces ficellus:
- the sph gene encoding sphingomyelin phosphodiesterase, whose product MQRAALSATLSAALTVVAVAAAGPAASAGTGAGTPALKVLSYNAFLFSKTLYPNWGQDHRAGAIPEASFFGGQDVVVLQEAFDNASSDALMRNAAARYPYQTPVMGRSKSGWDATSGAYSATTPEDGGVTVLSKWPIVRKEQYVYKDACGADWYSNKGFVYAVLNVDGARVHMVGTHAQSTDPGCDGGEAAAVRSRQFRAMDAFLDAKNIPASEQVLVAGDFNVDSHSGEYASMLSDAGLVDADARTGHPYSFDTQDNSIAAERYPDDPREDLDHVLHRAGHARPAGWTNRVVKEQSAPWTVSSWGKRYTYTNLSDHYPVVASAQ is encoded by the coding sequence ATGCAGCGAGCCGCGCTTTCCGCCACCCTGTCCGCCGCACTCACCGTCGTCGCGGTGGCCGCCGCCGGCCCGGCCGCCTCGGCGGGGACGGGGGCCGGGACGCCGGCGCTGAAGGTGCTGTCGTACAACGCGTTCCTGTTCAGCAAGACCCTCTACCCGAACTGGGGCCAGGACCACCGGGCCGGGGCGATACCGGAGGCGTCGTTCTTCGGCGGCCAGGACGTGGTGGTGCTCCAGGAGGCGTTCGACAACGCGTCCTCCGACGCGCTGATGCGCAACGCCGCCGCGCGGTATCCGTACCAGACCCCGGTGATGGGCCGGAGCAAGAGCGGCTGGGACGCCACGAGCGGCGCGTACTCGGCGACCACGCCGGAGGACGGCGGTGTCACGGTGCTCAGCAAGTGGCCGATCGTCCGCAAGGAGCAGTACGTCTACAAGGACGCGTGCGGTGCCGACTGGTACTCCAACAAGGGGTTCGTGTACGCCGTGCTGAACGTCGACGGCGCCCGTGTCCACATGGTGGGCACGCACGCCCAGTCGACCGATCCCGGCTGTGACGGCGGGGAGGCCGCCGCGGTGCGCAGCCGCCAGTTCCGGGCGATGGACGCCTTCCTGGACGCCAAGAACATCCCCGCGTCGGAGCAGGTGCTGGTGGCGGGCGACTTCAACGTGGACTCGCACAGCGGCGAGTACGCCTCGATGCTCTCCGACGCGGGCCTGGTGGACGCGGACGCGCGCACCGGGCACCCCTACTCCTTCGACACCCAGGACAACTCGATCGCCGCGGAGCGCTACCCGGACGATCCGCGTGAGGACCTCGACCACGTCCTCCACCGCGCCGGTCACGCGAGGCCGGCCGGCTGGACCAACCGGGTCGTCAAGGAGCAGAGCGCGCCCTGGACGGTCTCCAGCTGGGGCAAGCGGTACACGTACACCAACCTGTCCGACCACTACCCGGTCGTCGCGTCGGCCCAGTAG
- a CDS encoding ABC transporter substrate-binding protein produces the protein MPNARATGTPRTPAAQAAVHAGTAVRTGAAVRTRAVVRAGAAVLAGVLLAACGSGASGGASDGTVTLTVDLFGSFGYKEAGLYAEYEKLHPGIKIKQTDTEDEQDYWKSLQTRLAGGGGLADVQAIEVGRIASVTQAQPDKFEDLTRYGADKLKGEFAEAKWSAATTEDGRVLGLGTDVGPEAMCYRTDLFKQAGLPTDRAELARRWATWDGYLELGKQYQAKAPAKSAWLDSVGSLFTIMIGQEEERYYDASGKLIYESNPAVKTAWDTATEAADEGLSAKLDQWSPQWNQAFAAGSFATIPCPAWMLGYIKGQAGEAGKGKWDIAKLPGGAGNWGGSYLSVPRAAKHKKEAYELIQWLTAPEQQARLFEKQGNFPSSTGAIAKVADAKDPYFSGAPIGQIFGDAAKAAPVQVLGVHDKNVADQITNALSEVERKGTSPDKAWSNAKKGVENVTG, from the coding sequence ATGCCCAACGCCCGAGCCACCGGCACCCCGAGAACACCGGCCGCACAGGCCGCAGTTCACGCCGGTACGGCTGTCCGTACCGGCGCGGCCGTCCGTACCCGGGCCGTGGTCCGTGCCGGGGCGGCCGTGCTCGCCGGGGTGCTGCTCGCCGCCTGCGGGTCCGGTGCCTCCGGTGGGGCGTCCGACGGCACGGTCACGCTCACCGTGGACCTCTTCGGCTCCTTCGGCTACAAGGAGGCCGGGCTCTACGCCGAGTACGAGAAGCTGCACCCCGGGATCAAGATCAAGCAGACGGACACCGAGGACGAGCAGGACTACTGGAAGTCCCTCCAGACCCGGCTCGCCGGCGGTGGCGGTCTGGCCGACGTCCAGGCCATCGAGGTGGGGCGGATCGCCTCGGTGACGCAAGCGCAGCCGGACAAGTTCGAGGACCTGACCCGGTACGGCGCCGACAAGCTGAAGGGCGAGTTCGCCGAGGCCAAGTGGTCGGCGGCGACGACCGAGGACGGCCGGGTGCTGGGACTCGGCACGGACGTCGGACCCGAGGCGATGTGCTACCGCACCGACCTGTTCAAGCAGGCCGGGCTGCCGACGGACCGCGCCGAACTGGCCCGCAGGTGGGCCACCTGGGACGGCTACCTGGAGCTCGGCAAGCAGTACCAGGCCAAGGCTCCGGCCAAGAGCGCCTGGCTGGACAGCGTGGGCAGCCTCTTCACCATCATGATCGGGCAGGAGGAGGAGCGGTACTACGACGCCTCCGGCAAGCTGATCTACGAGTCGAACCCGGCCGTCAAGACCGCCTGGGACACCGCCACCGAGGCCGCCGACGAAGGGCTCAGCGCCAAGCTGGACCAGTGGTCGCCGCAGTGGAACCAGGCCTTCGCCGCAGGCTCGTTCGCCACCATCCCCTGCCCCGCGTGGATGCTCGGCTACATCAAGGGCCAGGCCGGCGAGGCGGGCAAGGGCAAGTGGGACATCGCCAAGCTGCCGGGCGGCGCCGGGAACTGGGGCGGCTCGTACCTGAGCGTTCCCCGGGCCGCGAAGCACAAGAAGGAGGCGTACGAGCTGATCCAGTGGCTGACCGCCCCCGAGCAGCAGGCCAGGCTCTTCGAGAAGCAGGGCAACTTCCCCTCCTCCACGGGCGCGATCGCCAAGGTCGCCGACGCCAAGGACCCGTACTTCTCCGGCGCCCCGATCGGCCAGATCTTCGGTGACGCGGCGAAGGCGGCCCCGGTGCAGGTGCTGGGCGTCCACGACAAGAACGTCGCCGACCAGATCACCAACGCGCTGAGCGAGGTCGAGCGGAAGGGGACGTCACCGGACAAGGCGTGGTCGAACGCGAAGAAGGGCGTCGAGAACGTCACGGGCTGA
- a CDS encoding GH1 family beta-glucosidase, which yields MDELTFPAGFRWGTATAAYQIEGAADEDGRTPSIWDTFSRTPGRVRNGDTGDIAADHYHRMAEDVALMKDLGVTDYRFSVAWPRVQPTGRGPAVQKGLDFYRRLVDELRAADIRPVATLYHWDLPQELEDAGGWPHRDTAERFAEYAGHVAAALGDRVATWTTLNEPWCVAFLGYASGVHAPGRTEAAASLRAAHHLNLAHGRAVQALRAALPRTAEVSLTLNVHALRALSGSEADRDALRRVDAVGNRIFLDPVFHGRLPEDLVADTAALTDWSFVRDGDLEVTATPVDSLGVNYYSPAVVGAGTSEAPSPWPGTEPHVRFVPAPGPRTAMDWPVDADGLYELLARLRDELPGTPLMVTENGAAYDDYADPSGEVHDPERVAYLRAHLAGVHRALADGVDVRGYFLWSLLDNFEWAYGYGKRFGIVHVDFASQRRTPKDSARWYADVIARGGLRG from the coding sequence ATGGATGAGCTCACTTTCCCGGCCGGTTTCCGCTGGGGCACGGCGACGGCCGCGTACCAGATCGAGGGTGCCGCCGACGAGGACGGCCGGACGCCGTCCATCTGGGACACCTTCAGCCGTACGCCGGGCAGGGTCCGCAACGGCGACACCGGTGACATCGCGGCCGACCACTACCACCGGATGGCCGAGGACGTCGCCCTGATGAAGGACCTGGGCGTGACGGACTACCGGTTCTCCGTCGCCTGGCCGCGGGTGCAGCCGACCGGCCGGGGGCCCGCGGTGCAGAAGGGTCTGGACTTCTACCGGCGGCTCGTCGACGAGCTGCGGGCCGCCGACATCCGGCCGGTCGCCACGCTCTACCACTGGGACCTGCCGCAGGAGCTGGAGGACGCGGGCGGCTGGCCGCACCGGGACACGGCCGAGCGGTTCGCCGAGTACGCCGGGCACGTGGCCGCCGCGCTGGGCGACCGGGTCGCCACGTGGACGACGCTGAACGAGCCGTGGTGCGTGGCGTTCCTCGGGTACGCGTCGGGGGTCCACGCCCCGGGGCGCACCGAGGCGGCCGCGTCGCTGCGCGCGGCGCACCACCTGAACCTGGCGCACGGGCGGGCGGTCCAGGCGTTGCGCGCCGCCCTCCCGCGCACCGCGGAGGTGTCGCTGACGCTCAACGTCCACGCGCTGCGTGCCCTGTCCGGGAGCGAGGCGGACCGCGACGCGCTGCGCCGCGTCGACGCGGTGGGCAACAGGATCTTCCTGGACCCGGTCTTCCACGGCCGTCTCCCGGAGGACCTGGTGGCGGACACGGCGGCGCTGACGGACTGGTCGTTCGTCCGGGACGGCGACCTGGAGGTGACGGCGACGCCGGTCGACTCGCTGGGGGTCAACTACTACTCCCCCGCGGTCGTCGGTGCCGGTACGTCCGAGGCGCCGTCGCCGTGGCCGGGCACCGAGCCGCACGTCCGGTTCGTGCCGGCGCCGGGTCCGCGGACCGCGATGGACTGGCCGGTCGACGCGGACGGGCTGTACGAGCTGTTGGCGCGGCTGCGGGACGAGCTGCCCGGGACGCCGCTGATGGTGACGGAGAACGGCGCGGCGTACGACGACTACGCCGACCCGTCGGGCGAGGTCCACGACCCGGAGCGGGTCGCCTACCTGCGCGCGCACCTGGCGGGGGTACACCGGGCGCTGGCGGACGGGGTGGACGTGCGTGGCTACTTCCTGTGGTCGCTGCTCGACAACTTCGAGTGGGCGTACGGCTATGGGAAGCGGTTCGGCATCGTGCACGTGGACTTCGCGTCGCAGCGCCGTACGCCGAAGGACAGCGCGCGCTGGTACGCGGACGTCATCGCCCGGGGCGGTCTGCGCGGGTGA
- a CDS encoding carbohydrate ABC transporter permease, with translation MSARRAGRTLHGGRVAYAILVLAVLVSAFPFYWTIVAASRSNADLAKVPPSLLPGPNLIRNVEAVMEEADIGKALLNSLIVSGSITVGTVLCCTLAGFAFAKLRFRGRGALLAITVGTMMIPPQLGVIPLFMLIAELGWVNQLQSVILPGLVSAFGVFFMRQFLVQALPDELIEAARVDGASSARIFWSIVVPIARPGMAVLGLLTFMAAWNDFFWPIVALSSQNPTVQVALRQLGGGYVHDQSVIMAGTLLGTLPVLLVFGLLGRQIVGGIMQGAVKG, from the coding sequence GTGAGCGCGCGCCGCGCCGGGCGCACCCTGCACGGCGGCAGGGTGGCGTACGCGATCCTCGTCCTCGCCGTGCTGGTGTCGGCGTTCCCGTTCTACTGGACGATCGTCGCCGCCAGCCGCTCCAACGCCGACCTGGCGAAGGTGCCCCCGTCCCTCCTCCCCGGCCCGAACCTGATCCGCAACGTCGAGGCGGTGATGGAGGAGGCGGACATCGGCAAGGCCCTGCTCAACTCCCTGATCGTCTCGGGCTCCATCACGGTGGGCACGGTGCTGTGCTGCACGCTGGCCGGCTTCGCCTTCGCCAAGCTGCGGTTCCGCGGCCGGGGCGCGCTGCTCGCGATCACCGTGGGCACCATGATGATCCCGCCGCAGCTGGGCGTGATCCCGTTGTTCATGCTGATCGCGGAGCTGGGCTGGGTGAACCAGCTCCAGTCGGTGATCCTGCCCGGTCTGGTGTCGGCCTTCGGGGTCTTCTTCATGCGGCAGTTCCTGGTGCAGGCGCTGCCGGACGAGCTGATCGAGGCGGCGCGGGTGGACGGCGCCTCCTCCGCGCGGATCTTCTGGTCCATCGTCGTGCCGATCGCCCGGCCCGGTATGGCCGTGCTGGGTCTGCTGACCTTCATGGCGGCCTGGAACGACTTCTTCTGGCCGATCGTGGCCCTGTCCTCGCAGAACCCGACGGTTCAGGTGGCGCTGCGCCAGCTGGGCGGCGGTTACGTCCACGACCAGTCCGTGATCATGGCGGGCACGCTGCTGGGCACGCTTCCCGTCCTGCTGGTCTTCGGCCTGCTGGGCCGGCAGATCGTCGGCGGCATCATGCAGGGCGCCGTCAAGGGCTGA
- a CDS encoding cation diffusion facilitator family transporter, producing the protein MTGQGHHHGEHRGRHHGHHHPHKHHHHHGERIDAALEGSAAGLRTLWFSFAVLAATTGVQAVVAALSGSVALLGDTVHNATDALTALPLALAFVLGRRAATRRYTYGFGRAEDLAGVFVVMVIAASAAFAGYEAVGRLLDPRDVDHLPAVAAAGLVGFAGNEWVARARIRTGRAIGSAALVADGLHARTDGFTSLAVLLGAGGAALGWWWADPLVGLVITAAILVVLRGAAREVWHRLMDAVDPALVDRAEHVLSHVEGVRGVGTVRMRWLGHALRAETSVVVDPSLTVVQAHAVAVAAEHALLHQVPRLAGATVHIDHAHPADADPHAALAHHSSRIDGRP; encoded by the coding sequence ATGACCGGTCAGGGACACCACCATGGGGAGCACCGAGGGCGTCATCACGGCCACCACCACCCCCATAAGCATCACCATCACCACGGCGAGCGGATCGACGCCGCCCTGGAGGGGTCGGCGGCGGGACTGCGCACGTTGTGGTTCTCGTTCGCCGTGCTCGCCGCGACGACGGGCGTCCAGGCGGTCGTGGCGGCGCTGTCGGGCTCGGTCGCGCTGCTCGGTGACACGGTCCACAACGCCACGGACGCCCTGACGGCACTGCCGCTGGCCCTGGCCTTCGTGCTGGGCCGGCGGGCCGCGACCCGCCGGTACACGTACGGCTTCGGCCGGGCCGAGGACTTGGCCGGGGTGTTCGTGGTGATGGTGATCGCCGCGTCGGCGGCCTTCGCCGGGTACGAGGCGGTGGGGCGGCTGCTGGACCCGCGGGACGTGGACCACCTGCCGGCGGTCGCGGCGGCGGGCCTGGTGGGCTTCGCGGGCAACGAGTGGGTGGCCAGGGCGCGGATCCGCACGGGCCGCGCGATCGGCTCCGCGGCGCTGGTCGCCGACGGGCTGCACGCCCGCACGGACGGCTTCACCTCGCTGGCGGTGCTGCTGGGCGCGGGGGGCGCCGCGCTCGGCTGGTGGTGGGCGGACCCGCTGGTGGGGCTGGTCATCACGGCAGCGATCCTGGTGGTGCTGCGGGGCGCGGCGCGCGAGGTCTGGCACCGGCTGATGGACGCCGTCGACCCGGCGCTGGTGGACCGGGCGGAACACGTGCTGTCGCACGTGGAGGGCGTACGGGGCGTGGGGACCGTGCGGATGCGGTGGCTGGGCCACGCGCTGCGGGCCGAGACGTCCGTGGTGGTCGACCCGTCGCTGACGGTGGTCCAGGCGCACGCGGTCGCGGTCGCGGCGGAACACGCCCTGCTGCACCAGGTGCCCCGGCTGGCGGGGGCCACCGTCCACATCGACCACGCCCACCCGGCGGACGCCGACCCGCACGCCGCCCTCGCCCACCACTCCTCCCGCATCGACGGTCGCCCGTGA
- a CDS encoding carbohydrate ABC transporter permease — MKGRTVTLTAPAGSAAARRRPSAARRAWRTVSPYAYLTPFFTLFAAFGLFPLLYTAFVSLYRVELQTPGDMEWRGLGNYAALFTDEFFWISLRNTFTIGVISTVPQLVMALGLAHLLNYRLRGRTFFRTAMLLPYATSVAAATLVFAQLFGRDFGLVNYVLGVVGIGPVDWQTNTVASQIAVSTIVIWRWTGYNALIYLAGMQSIPSELYEAAEMDGASRWRQFFHVTLPGLRPTIVFTAVVSTIGATQLFGEPLLFEGSVSGGISHQYQTLGLYMYEQGWGFFHLGRAAAIAWVMFLLILVLVGVNALVMRRRSRKEAGR, encoded by the coding sequence ATGAAGGGCCGCACCGTGACCCTCACCGCTCCGGCAGGATCGGCAGCCGCCCGGCGGCGCCCGTCGGCCGCGCGCCGCGCGTGGCGGACCGTCTCGCCGTACGCGTACCTCACCCCGTTCTTCACGCTCTTCGCCGCGTTCGGCCTCTTCCCGCTGCTGTACACGGCGTTCGTCTCCCTCTACCGCGTCGAGCTCCAGACCCCCGGCGACATGGAGTGGCGCGGCCTCGGCAACTACGCGGCCCTCTTCACCGACGAGTTCTTCTGGATCTCGCTGCGCAACACCTTCACGATCGGGGTCATCTCCACCGTGCCGCAGCTGGTGATGGCCCTGGGCCTGGCCCACCTGCTCAACTACCGGCTGCGCGGGCGGACGTTCTTCCGCACGGCGATGCTGCTCCCGTACGCCACGTCCGTCGCCGCCGCGACCCTGGTCTTCGCCCAGCTCTTCGGCCGTGACTTCGGTCTGGTCAACTACGTGCTGGGGGTCGTGGGCATCGGCCCGGTCGACTGGCAGACGAACACGGTCGCCTCGCAGATCGCCGTGTCGACGATCGTCATCTGGCGCTGGACCGGCTACAACGCGCTGATCTACCTCGCGGGCATGCAGTCGATCCCCAGCGAGCTGTACGAGGCGGCGGAGATGGACGGGGCGTCGCGGTGGCGCCAGTTCTTCCACGTCACGCTGCCGGGGCTGCGGCCGACGATCGTGTTCACGGCCGTGGTCTCGACGATCGGCGCCACCCAGCTCTTCGGTGAGCCGCTGCTGTTCGAGGGGTCGGTGTCGGGCGGCATCTCGCACCAGTACCAGACGCTCGGGCTGTACATGTACGAGCAGGGCTGGGGCTTCTTCCACCTGGGGCGGGCCGCCGCGATCGCCTGGGTGATGTTCCTGCTGATCCTGGTGCTGGTCGGGGTCAACGCCCTGGTCATGCGCCGCCGTTCCCGGAAGGAGGCGGGCCGGTGA
- a CDS encoding glycosyl hydrolase, translated as MPSPRTRPAALLLATTLAALGLTATTATPAAAATVPVGAGGYSDTRPPGTSGPTTNTGTPVTPKLTPAAQGKPVPTNDWWSSLAFQRYGDNPWSTPMYGHPLTYQATAAGLDVGYPTTPAIVGDGRQYEYAHKRDLTLGLTGLNSPDTKADAWSDWTVTPYWSDGTRTLRTTIGHGSPFVYAKGTGGDARITTATAPTVFADQGNVLGITVSGHHYALFAPTGADWTVSGSTLTAGLGGRDYFSVAVMPSPDALATYRTYAYSFVTGSKAEWSYTGGTVRATYTLTTQPQEGTQTGTLQALYRHQWLHTTDALTPYTYVSPRGTMKVRASTSFTTSQRAAAVLPALPKSSGVDAARLRGYLTEAANAADPFQGATDTYWTGKALGRLAQLVPLAEQAGETATRDKLLGLIKGRLQDWFTAGGANEFSYDRTWRTLTGYPASYGSDTELNDHHFHYSYYVYAAAIVAQYDPAWATGSAWGGMVKTLVRDAANPSRTDSAFPFLRGFDVYAGHSWASGHQGFAAGNNQESSSESTNLSAGLVLWGSATGDTALRDLGVYLLTTEAEAIAQYWFDADQQVFPASFGHETAGMVWGSGAAYATWWTANPEEIHGINVLPVTGGSLHLGGEKAAVRRNVAEMERENGGPAVEWRDILWEFQSFADPAAARAKWDVGHASYTPEAGESKAHTYHWLTTLDALGAPDATVSGDIPTSAAFTKGTVRTYAAHNHGSTARTVTFSDGAKLTVPARSTATGTGTGGPGPDPDPDPGPGTGDTFQLRTGGTLTTATGATAGSDTIASAGGANHDGTPHQPLVYEAKGVNGTLKPGGATAFRLQVDAGTTVGLGQQARVSYDLTGDGTFDRTETYHYFATDPVPGWEEYGQARGLRSATGTLGDLKGGTVRLEVWHAIGSGTARLQTGTDRSVLVIPYA; from the coding sequence ATGCCATCCCCACGCACCCGGCCGGCCGCATTGCTCCTCGCCACCACCCTGGCCGCCCTCGGCCTCACCGCGACCACCGCCACCCCCGCAGCAGCCGCCACCGTCCCCGTCGGAGCGGGCGGTTACTCCGACACCCGGCCCCCCGGAACATCCGGCCCCACCACCAACACCGGCACCCCCGTCACCCCCAAACTGACGCCCGCCGCCCAGGGCAAGCCGGTGCCCACCAACGACTGGTGGTCCTCCCTCGCCTTCCAGCGCTACGGCGACAACCCCTGGTCCACGCCCATGTACGGCCACCCGCTCACCTACCAGGCCACCGCCGCAGGCCTGGACGTCGGGTACCCCACCACGCCCGCGATCGTCGGCGACGGACGCCAGTACGAGTACGCCCACAAGCGCGACCTCACCCTCGGGCTCACCGGCCTGAACTCCCCGGACACCAAGGCCGACGCCTGGTCCGACTGGACCGTCACCCCCTACTGGTCGGACGGCACCCGCACGCTGCGCACCACCATCGGCCACGGCTCGCCGTTCGTGTACGCCAAGGGCACCGGCGGCGACGCGCGGATCACCACCGCCACCGCCCCCACCGTCTTCGCCGACCAGGGCAACGTCCTCGGCATCACCGTCTCCGGCCACCACTACGCGCTGTTCGCCCCCACCGGCGCCGACTGGACGGTCTCCGGCTCCACCCTGACGGCCGGGCTCGGCGGCAGGGACTACTTCTCGGTGGCCGTCATGCCCTCACCGGACGCGCTGGCCACCTACCGCACGTACGCCTACAGCTTCGTCACCGGCTCCAAGGCCGAGTGGAGCTACACCGGCGGTACGGTCCGGGCCACCTACACGCTGACCACCCAGCCGCAGGAGGGCACCCAGACCGGCACCCTCCAGGCCCTCTACCGGCACCAGTGGCTCCACACCACCGACGCCCTCACGCCGTACACGTACGTCTCCCCGCGCGGCACCATGAAGGTCAGGGCTTCCACCAGCTTCACCACCAGCCAGCGGGCCGCCGCCGTCCTGCCCGCCCTGCCGAAGTCGTCCGGCGTCGACGCCGCCCGGCTGCGCGGCTACCTCACCGAGGCCGCGAACGCCGCCGACCCGTTCCAGGGCGCCACCGACACCTACTGGACCGGCAAGGCGCTCGGCAGGCTCGCCCAGCTCGTCCCGCTGGCCGAGCAGGCCGGCGAGACGGCCACCCGCGACAAGCTGCTCGGCCTGATCAAGGGGCGGCTCCAGGACTGGTTCACGGCCGGCGGGGCGAACGAGTTCTCGTACGACCGGACGTGGAGGACCCTCACCGGCTACCCCGCCTCGTACGGCAGCGACACCGAGCTGAACGACCACCACTTCCACTACTCGTACTACGTCTACGCGGCCGCGATCGTCGCCCAGTACGACCCGGCCTGGGCCACCGGCTCCGCGTGGGGCGGCATGGTGAAGACCCTCGTGCGCGACGCCGCCAACCCCAGCCGCACCGACAGCGCCTTCCCCTTCCTCCGGGGCTTCGACGTGTACGCCGGCCACAGCTGGGCCTCCGGCCACCAGGGCTTCGCCGCCGGCAACAACCAGGAGTCCTCGTCCGAGTCCACCAACCTCAGCGCGGGGCTGGTCCTGTGGGGCTCGGCCACCGGTGACACCGCCCTGCGCGACCTGGGCGTCTACCTGCTGACCACCGAGGCCGAGGCGATCGCCCAGTACTGGTTCGACGCCGACCAGCAGGTCTTCCCGGCGTCCTTCGGGCACGAGACCGCCGGCATGGTGTGGGGGAGCGGCGCCGCCTACGCCACCTGGTGGACCGCCAACCCCGAGGAGATCCACGGCATCAACGTCCTGCCCGTGACCGGCGGTTCGCTCCACCTCGGCGGCGAGAAGGCCGCCGTGCGCCGCAACGTCGCCGAGATGGAGCGCGAGAACGGCGGCCCGGCCGTCGAATGGCGCGACATCCTCTGGGAGTTCCAGTCCTTCGCCGACCCCGCCGCCGCCAGGGCGAAGTGGGACGTTGGCCACGCCTCCTACACCCCCGAGGCGGGCGAGTCCAAGGCGCACACCTACCACTGGCTCACCACCCTGGACGCCCTCGGCGCACCCGACGCGACCGTCAGCGGCGACATCCCCACCTCGGCCGCCTTCACCAAGGGCACGGTACGGACCTACGCGGCCCACAACCACGGCTCCACCGCCCGGACGGTGACCTTCTCCGACGGCGCGAAGCTCACCGTCCCGGCGCGTTCGACGGCCACCGGTACGGGCACCGGCGGCCCCGGTCCCGACCCGGACCCCGACCCGGGGCCCGGCACCGGGGACACCTTCCAGCTCCGCACCGGCGGCACCCTGACCACGGCGACCGGCGCGACGGCCGGGTCCGACACCATCGCCTCGGCGGGCGGCGCCAACCACGACGGCACCCCCCACCAGCCGTTGGTCTACGAGGCGAAGGGCGTCAACGGCACCCTGAAGCCGGGCGGCGCCACCGCGTTCCGCCTCCAGGTCGACGCGGGCACCACGGTCGGCCTCGGCCAGCAGGCCCGGGTCAGCTACGACCTGACCGGCGACGGGACCTTCGACCGGACGGAGACGTACCACTACTTCGCGACCGACCCGGTGCCCGGCTGGGAGGAGTACGGCCAGGCGCGCGGGCTCAGATCGGCGACCGGAACGCTGGGCGACCTCAAGGGCGGCACGGTACGCCTGGAGGTGTGGCACGCCATCGGCTCCGGCACGGCCCGGCTCCAGACCGGCACCGACCGGTCCGTCCTGGTCATTCCGTACGCCTGA
- a CDS encoding oxygenase MpaB family protein, translated as MSTAPAPHDPPPPPPGGVLWSLAGDLRGLLMLPAAFTLQVAHPAVGAGVDEHSVFRTDPWGRGERSLRSLQLWVYGGEAAAEEGRRLRALHAGIRGTDTRGRRYHALTPANYAWVHATGFPVYHHAARYLIRPLTAAQERQLYAEWLQVGRVLGIHDRDMPQTIEEFWPYHRKVLAEEIEATAVARELVAADTPLPPFDRGPLPMRLIVRALWPLLLPAFARFRRFLTVGLMPPDARAAMGLEWTDEQERRLRRFGRLVRAVVPVLPERLRYLPLARRARARHREEQRLTRADRPGR; from the coding sequence ATGAGCACTGCCCCCGCCCCGCACGACCCCCCGCCGCCCCCGCCGGGCGGAGTGCTCTGGAGCCTCGCCGGCGACCTCCGCGGCCTGCTGATGCTGCCCGCCGCCTTCACCCTCCAGGTCGCCCACCCCGCCGTCGGCGCCGGCGTCGACGAGCACTCCGTCTTCCGCACCGACCCGTGGGGCCGCGGAGAGCGCTCCCTGCGCTCGCTCCAGCTCTGGGTGTACGGGGGCGAGGCCGCCGCCGAGGAAGGCCGCCGGCTGCGCGCCCTGCACGCCGGCATCCGGGGAACCGACACCCGGGGCCGCCGCTACCACGCCCTCACCCCCGCCAACTACGCCTGGGTCCACGCCACCGGCTTCCCCGTCTACCACCACGCCGCGCGCTACCTGATCCGGCCCCTGACAGCCGCCCAGGAACGGCAGCTGTACGCCGAGTGGCTCCAGGTCGGCCGCGTCCTCGGCATCCACGACCGGGACATGCCCCAGACGATCGAGGAGTTCTGGCCCTACCACCGCAAGGTCCTCGCCGAGGAGATCGAGGCCACCGCCGTCGCACGGGAACTCGTCGCCGCCGACACCCCGCTGCCCCCGTTCGACCGGGGCCCGCTGCCGATGCGCCTGATCGTGCGGGCCCTGTGGCCGCTGCTGCTCCCCGCGTTCGCCCGCTTCCGCCGCTTCCTCACCGTAGGGCTCATGCCGCCCGACGCGCGGGCGGCGATGGGCCTGGAGTGGACCGACGAGCAGGAGCGCAGGCTGCGCCGGTTCGGCCGGCTCGTACGCGCCGTCGTGCCGGTCCTCCCCGAGCGGCTGCGCTACCTCCCGCTCGCCCGGCGGGCCCGGGCGCGGCACCGGGAGGAGCAGCGCCTCACCCGCGCAGACCGCCCCGGGCGATGA